A region from the Streptomyces tsukubensis genome encodes:
- the scoD gene encoding (2E)-enoyl-ACP glycyltransferase — MPTPVQHKPPAQDYENDDELLPLVLRPYKPHCKYLKSAAVSTRSSLVSARCELAIPESCYIDDTGHLNAVEVNISYNQMMYYTVAKAVKEGLLDEFAGWSMDDYWRHQLPDILIARFSGSFRRPINARSFSGEIEFLSVERRSPGGEPLLVAETAYRYWDDAGGRCDGAVKLAFVNAP; from the coding sequence ATGCCGACGCCCGTCCAGCACAAACCGCCGGCGCAGGACTACGAGAACGACGACGAACTGCTGCCGCTGGTGCTGCGGCCCTACAAGCCGCACTGCAAGTACCTGAAATCCGCGGCGGTGAGCACCCGGTCCAGCCTGGTGTCGGCGCGCTGCGAACTGGCCATCCCGGAGTCCTGCTACATCGACGACACCGGCCATCTCAACGCCGTCGAAGTCAACATCAGCTACAACCAGATGATGTACTACACCGTCGCCAAGGCGGTGAAGGAAGGACTTCTCGACGAGTTCGCCGGCTGGTCGATGGACGACTACTGGCGCCATCAGCTGCCGGACATCCTCATCGCCCGCTTCAGCGGCAGCTTCCGGCGCCCCATCAACGCGCGCTCGTTCTCCGGCGAGATCGAGTTCCTGTCCGTGGAGCGGCGCTCGCCGGGCGGCGAACCGCTGCTCGTCGCCGAGACCGCGTACCGGTACTGGGACGACGCCGGCGGGCGCTGCGACGGCGCGGTGAAGCTCGCGTTCGTCAACGCCCCTTAG